From Oligoflexia bacterium:
CAGCAATAGTTTGCAATATATGTTCGTCTCTAATTCGGGTAACGACCAATGAGATTTTTTGAGTAAAGAAGGGACCGCCTCTGATCTTCATAAACTTTTGAAGGCAACTAAACAGCGAATATTTTTTCATCACGCGTCTTATGCGTTTTCCATTCACCGTTTTACCATTCCGTAGCAAATGCTCTCTGATTCTGCGGTACCCGTAGCCTGGAAGTTCTAGATGGATTTCTTCAATCAAATCTCGAAGTTC
This genomic window contains:
- a CDS encoding IS3 family transposase, which gives rise to MELRDLIEEIHLELPGYGYRRIREHLLRNGKTVNGKRIRRVMKKYSLFSCLQKFMKIRGGPFFTQKISLVVTRIRDEHILQTIAELLNKYQRVLIIYGSSHYRLQHQALKVALGQPKDITPN